The Streptomyces sp. NBC_00335 DNA window TAGGCTGGGACGCGTGAGCGAGCAGACGCAACAGCAGACGCAGCAGGAGCAAGACACTCGGCGCGGCGTGGTGATCGTCGGCGCGGGGATGGCCGGGGTCCAGACCGCGGTCGCCCTCCGGGAACAGGGCTGGACCGGCCCCGTCACCCTGCTGGGAGCCGAACCCCACCAGCCCTACGACCGGCCCCCGCTGTCCAAGGCGGTGCTCCTCGGCAAGGCCGAGGACTCGGCCTTCGACGTGGACTTCGAGGAGCTCGGCATCGAACTCCGGCTGGGGGTCGAGGTCACCGGACTGCGGGCCGCCGACCGGGAGGTGGACACCGAGGCGGGACCGGTCCCGTACGAGTACCTCGTGCTGGCCACCGGCGCCCTCCCGCTGACCCTGCCCGGCGCGGAGGGCGTCCCCGGGGTGCACCTGCTGCGCACCCTGGACGACGCGGCCCGGCTGCGGCCCGTCCTGGCGGCCGGCTCGGCGGTGGTGGTGGTCGGGGCCGGCTGGATCGGCGCGGAGTTCGCCACCGCCGCCCGCGAGGCGGGCTGCGCGGTGACGGTGGTCGAGGCGGCCGGCCGGGTGCTGGCGGGCGCGCTGCCGGCGGAGGTCGCCGAGCCGATGGGCCGCTGGTACGCCCGGGCGGGCGCCGAGCTGCTGACGGACGCGCGGGTGGCTTCCGTGGAGCCGGGCCGGGTCCTGCTGGCCGACGGGCGGGAGCTGCCGGCCGAGGCGGTGGTGGTGGGCATCGGCGCCCGGCCGGCCACCGGATGGCTGGCCGGATCCGGCGTGGAGCTCGGCCCGGACGGAGCGGTCACCGCCGACGAGTGGCTGCGCACCTCGGTGCCCGGGGTGTACGCCGTGGGGGACTGCGCCTCCTTCCCGTCGGCCCGCTACGGATCCCGGCTGCTGGTGCACCACTGGGACAACGCCCTCCAGGGCCCGCGGGTGGTGGCGGCGGACATCCTGGCCGGAGGTTCGGGGGAGCAGGTCTACGACCCGGTCCCGTACTTCTGGTCGGAGCAGTTCGGTCGCTTCGTGCAGTACGCCGGCCACCACGCCGACGCGGACGCACCGCTGTGGCGCGGCGACCCGGAGGCCGACACCTGGTCGGTGTGCTGGCTGCGGGAAGGCCGGCTGGTCGCGCTCCTCGCGGTGGGCCGCCCGCGCGACCTGGCCCAGGGGCGCCGCCTCATCGAGTCGGGCGCCTTGGTCGACCCGGCGAAGGTCGCGGACCCGGCGACCGCACTGAAGTCGGCGCTCCTGGCCTGACCGCCGGCCCGGTCCCGGCCGAGTCGGGCCCGGCCCCCGCCGGTGCCACCAGCCCCGGCGCGCCCCGCCCCGGTCGGGGCCGGTCGGGGCCGGGCCCCGATCCCGGCCCTGCGGGCGAAGTCCCCTCCCCGCCCTTCGCCCGTTCCCCGGGCTCTGCCCGGACCCGTGCCGGGGCTTCGCCCCGGACCCTCGGACTCCGCCCCCGGGTCCGCGCCGCCGGGCTGCGCCCGGGCCCGTCCCGGGACCGGCCTCGGCCCCGGCCCGGGGTCGGCTCGGGGTCGGCTCGGGTTGAGGGCGGGTCCCGGTTCGGGGTCCTGTTTCCGGCCCTGTTTCCGGCCCCGGCCAAGGGGCCCCCGCCCCGGACGGGGTCGCTCGGGTACCGGCAGTCAGTCCGAGATGGCAGGCTTGTGCTCGTGACC harbors:
- a CDS encoding NAD(P)/FAD-dependent oxidoreductase; translation: MSEQTQQQTQQEQDTRRGVVIVGAGMAGVQTAVALREQGWTGPVTLLGAEPHQPYDRPPLSKAVLLGKAEDSAFDVDFEELGIELRLGVEVTGLRAADREVDTEAGPVPYEYLVLATGALPLTLPGAEGVPGVHLLRTLDDAARLRPVLAAGSAVVVVGAGWIGAEFATAAREAGCAVTVVEAAGRVLAGALPAEVAEPMGRWYARAGAELLTDARVASVEPGRVLLADGRELPAEAVVVGIGARPATGWLAGSGVELGPDGAVTADEWLRTSVPGVYAVGDCASFPSARYGSRLLVHHWDNALQGPRVVAADILAGGSGEQVYDPVPYFWSEQFGRFVQYAGHHADADAPLWRGDPEADTWSVCWLREGRLVALLAVGRPRDLAQGRRLIESGALVDPAKVADPATALKSALLA